Genomic window (Rhodothermales bacterium):
GGCAACGTGGGCTCCGTCGCCGCCGACCTGCTCAGCAAGCAAGGCTGCAAGGTCGTGGCCGTGAGCGACGTGTCGGGCGGTTACTACAACCCGAACGGCCTGGACATCCCGGCCATGATTGCCTACTCGGCCGGCAAGGGCAACAGCCTGGAAGGCTTCCCGGGCGCCGAGCCCATTTCCAACGAAGAGCTGCTGACGCTCGACGTGGACGTGCTGGCTCCGTGCGCAAAGGAAGACCAGATCACCTCGAAGAACGCGCACCTCATCAAGGCCAAGATCATTTCCGAGGGCGCCAATGGTCCGACGACGCCGAAGGCCGACAAGCTGCTGGCCGACCAGGGCGTGCTCGTCATTCCGGACATCCTGGCCAACGCCGGTGGCGTGACCGTGTCCTACTTCGAGTGGGTACAGGACCGTCAGGGCTACTTCTGGACGGAAGACCGCGTGAATCGCCGGCTGGACCGGATGATGCACGCCGCATTCGACTCCGTCTACGAAACGGCCCTGGAGAAGGACGTCACGCTGCGGATTGGCGCCTACGTACGGGCCATCCACAAGGTCGCCGTCGCGCTGAAGCTCCGCGGCATCTACGCCTGAGTCCGGACCCGGCCGTCGTGACTGCGTACGGCCGGGTTTTATTTCGGATATTGGGGCATGATGCGCCCTGAACCCCGGAATACCCCGTTGCTGGCCGTGCTCGCGGTGTGCGTGGTTGCGTGCGCCATTCCTGCGCTGCCGGTCGCGGCACAGGATGCGCCCGCGGGACATGCGGATCGTGTGGCGGAGGTCATGGTGACCTGTCTGGCGCCGGTCCTCGATGCGGACGCGTTCCGCCTCACGTGGGGCGGGGGCTATCCGTTCCTGGAAACCCGTCTTGCCGCACGTCTGCTGGATTCGGGTGTGGAGCTCGGCGGTGGCGACATTCCCGTACTTCGCGTGGACCTGGAGCGTGCTGACATAGCGTTCAGGCGCGTCGGTGGAGGCATGCTGGAGCGCACGGTTCGTGCCGGTATCGGGTATACGGTGACGCTGCCTGACGGCACGATGGGCGCAGCCGACGTATGCGACGCGTCCCTCGTCGACCGGATGGATCGCGCGACGGCCGAATCGCTGTCTGACCCCCAGTCCGGGCTGACGCAGCCCGCGCTTCCGCGAACAGGCGTTTGGAGCCGCTTCGTTGAGCCCGTCGTGCTGGTGGGGGCGACCGCCATCGGGACCTGGTTGTTCTTCAATCTCCGCAGCAAGCGGGCGGACGGCGGATGAGTGTGCGTACGGCCTCATTCCTGGGTTTGACCGCATTCCTGCTGGCGTCCTGCGCGGTACCGGTTCCTCCGGGCGGCGGCCCGCCCGACGCCACACCCCCCTCCATTATCGTAACTGAACCGGCGAACGGGACCGTCCGCGTCGAGGGCCGGGAGATCCGGCTCACGTTCTCGGAAGCCGTGGACCAGGGCTCGTTTGCCCGCGCGTGGAGCCTGACCCCCGACATCCCCGGCACGGCGGACGTATCCTGGCGCGGCCGGACCGTGACCCTGCGCTTTCCGGAGGCCTTCCGACCGGAAACCACGTACATCCTGACCATCGATTCCGCATTCCGGGATGCGCGGGGAGTCGGACTCACCTCCCCGATTTCGATGGCCTTCGCGACCGGCGATCGGTTGAATGAGGGCACATTGTCCGGGCAGGCGCTGGACCCCGTGACCGGCAAGCCGGTGGCCGGCCTGGATGTGTTCGCGTACGCTCCCGACGATTCACTGGGCGTGCATCCACCCCTCTACCGCACCCAGACGGGTCGCGACGGTCGATTCGGCTTCCGGAACCTGCGGGAAGGCGACTACGCGCTGTTGGGGGTGGGCGATGCCAATCGCAACCGCCGCCTGGATCCCGGTGAGCGGGTTGCGGTGGCTGGTGCGCGCACCGTGACCGCCGATTCTGTGAGTGTGCCCCCGGACTGGGACTTCCTGCCCGTACGGTACGACCCGGTTGCCCCCGACGTCGCGCGGGTCACCGCGGTCAGCACGCGGGATCTGGAAGTCCGCTTCACGGAAGCCGTGCAGCTGCACCGGACACCCGGCGTCGCCCTGGTGGATTCGCTGGACCGGCCAATGAGGGGCGCCGGAACGCCGGGGGCGTTGGCGGGTGCCGCGTGGTATATCCCGCCCGGGGACGTCCAGCCGATGCCTGCGAGACCCGACGAACGTCTGGCGACAATCTCCACGCGCTCCGCTGCGGTCTGGCGGATCCGGGTGGATACCCTGCTCGCCGGAAACTGGCGGCTCCGGTTGGAAGATCGATCAGGCTCCGCAAATGGCGCCGCGGTGAAACCGGCCATTGCGGATTCGGCAGGGAATGCACTCGCGAGCGGGAGTTGGCCCTTCACGGTGCGTGGATCCGAACCCCCGGCGGATACGGCTCGAGTGGTACGTGTCCTGCCCGATTCGATGTTGATTTTTCCGCGGGATGCGCTGCGCATGCTGTTCTCAGCTCCGGTCCCCGATCCGCTCAGGATTGCCCTGGAGGATACGTCAGGTACCGGGCTTTCCACGGTGACGGCGAGTGGCATGGCTGCCCGGCGAGAGACGGATTCCACAGGGTCGTTCACCCCCGCCCACGTGCTGGAAGTGGACCGGGGCGTGCTTCCACCAACCGGACCCTTCCGTGTGGTGGTGGCCGATACGTCGTTCATCCGGGCCCTGGCGGGCGTGGACGCCACGGGTGAAATCGTGGGCACGCTCGACTCGGAGGTACCCGTCGTGGTGGAATTTCCGGGCATCGACACCCTCCACGTGGACGCCGGGCTCACCCGTTTCCGCCTTTCGCAGGTGCCGGGTGGCACCCGCTACCGCATCCGGGCGTTCCAGGATGTGGACGGCGACGGCCGCTGGTCGGCAGGCACGCTGCGCCCCTGGTCTCCGCCCGAACCCATCATCTGGGCCGACGGCACCGAACCCGTGCGTGCGCGTTGGGAATCCGTACGGACCGATACGCTCCGCTTTTTGACGCCGGCTGCAGAAAACCGCCCCTGAGCAGGACATGCCCGACCCCTCATCCCAAATCGCCCCGCTCCTCACCGCCGCCGCCATGCGCGAGGCAGACCGGGTGACCATCGAGGAGATCGGGATTCCCGGGCACACGCTCATGGAGTGTGCGGGGCGGGCGGCGACCGCCCTCATCCGGTCGCTGGACCCGCGGCGGGTGACCGTGGTGTGCGGAACGGGCAACAACGGCGGTGACGGGCTGGTCGTCGCCCGCCTCCTGGCCGACCGGGGCGTAACCGTGGACGTGCTGCTGACCGGCGCCATGTCCGGCCCCGACGCCGTGCTGAACCTGCAAGTCCTGGAACGCGCGCTCGAGCGCTGGCCCGACATGCCCGTGCAAATCCTGCGTCCGGATTCCGTCGCGCCAGGTGGCGAGGTTACGGATGCAGCGTGGGCTTCCCTTCAAGGCTCAGATGTGGTGGTCGACGCCCTGCTCGGCACCGGCCTGAGCAGCGCCGTCCGTGAGCCGGCCGCAGCCCTGATTGACGGCATGAACGCCCTGAACACGATCCGGATTGCCCTCGACATGCCCTCCGGCCTCTCCAGCGATACGGGCGAAATCCAGGGTCGGGCCGTGCACGCCCACCACACCGTCACCTTCGGGGCGGCCAAGGTCGGCCTGTACATCGGCGACGGACCCGAAGTCGCGGGGCGCATCCACGTGGCGGACATCGGCATTCCCCGAGCGCTGCTGCGGGCGGCGGCGAGCGCCCCCGGCTGCGCCGGGATGCCTTCGGCAACGGCCGTGCGGGCGCACCTGAGGCCCCGCCGCCGCGGTGACCACAAATACACCACCGGCCCCACGATTGTCGCCGGCGGATCGACCGCATTCCCCGGTGCGCCCGCACTGGCCGCGCTCGCCGCCGCCCGCGTGGGCTCCGGGTACGTCACCGTCTGGTGCCCGGAGGCCATCCGGCCCCTGTTGCTGGAGAAACTGACCGAGATTCCGGTCGTCCCGTTTTCCGAGCAGCCCGACTGGGAACGCGCCCGGGCCCTGGTCGTCGGCCCCGGCCTGGGACGCGGCGACGCAACCAGGGACTTCGTGAAAACGACCCTGTCCGGCTTCGACGGTCCGGCCGTCGTGGACGCCGATGCCCTCCATGCCCTGCGCGACGACCGGGAATGGGTGGCGGCAAACAGCCGGGCGCGCTGGGTTTTCACGCCACACGCCGGCGAATTCGCACGATTGACCGGGACGCCAGAGCGTAAAATGGGAGACATCACCACCAACGTCATTGAGTCCGTCCGGGCGTTTGCCCGGGACTGGAACGTCGTGCTGCTCCTGAAGGGCCAGCCCAGCCTCACCGCCGAGCCGGACGGAACGGTCCACGTGAATGACACCGGAAACGCATCGGCCGGCACTGCGGGTACCGGGGACGTCCTGGCCGGCATGATCGGGGGCCTGCTGGCGACCGGCATCGATCCCTTCCATGCCGCATCGTCCGGCATCCATCTGGCCGGAACTGCCGCCGACCGGTTCGTTGAAGAGGGCGCATCCCAATCCATGATGGCCACCGACATCGTCGCCCTCCTGCCCACCCTGTTGGCCTCGTACCGCTGATTCCATGCCCGAATTTCTTCGTGGCCGCCTCTGGCCGGCCATCCTCTGGACCGTACTGGTGATCGTGGCTCTCAGCATCCCCACGCAGTCGTTGTCGAAGTCCGACCTCCTGGAATGGGACAAGGCCGCCCATTTCGTCCTGTTCTTCGTACTCACCTGGCTGTGGCTCCACGGGGCCGCAAGGACCTCCCGGACGAAAGGACTGCTGGTCGTGCTGATGGCCTGCGCGTTCGCGTTCCTGACGGAATACTACCAGGAAATGCTGGGCTTCCGGTCGAAGGACATGCTGGATGCCGTGGCCGATTCGGCCGGAGCCCTGGTGGCGGGGGCCGTCTGGTGGTGGGAGACGCGACGCCGCGACGCCTGAGCAACTTCCCCGCAGAAATCGGGTCTCTCCTTCAACCAATCATCATGGAGGCCCGACATGGCACTGCGAAAAACGGAGAACGCCAATCTCCGCAAGAAATATCCGCTGTTCGTGGAAGTCGGCCTGCTCCTGACCCTGGTCATCCTCATCCTGGCCTTCCGCCTGGACATGACCGTCAGCGAGCCGGTGGACTTCAACACGACCGAACAGGAAGTCGTCCAGATGGAGGAAATCCTCCAGACGCAACAGATCGAGAAACCCCCGCCGCCGCCGCCACCGCCGGTTCCCGTCGAGGTCCCGAACGACGAGGTGCTGGAGGACGTGGATCTGGACCTGGACATGTTCCTGGACATTGACGAAGCCCCCGACCTGCCCCCTCCGCCTCCCCCGGCCGCCGTCGAGGAGGAGCAAGAGCCCGAGATCTTCGTGCTGGTCGAGGACATGCCCGAGCTGATCGGCGGCATGGCGGGCCTGCAGAAGCGGGTCAAGTACCCGGAAATGGCCAAGCGCGCCAACGTGGAAGGCAAGGTGTTCCTGCAGTTCATCGTGGACGAGCAGGGCAACGTGGTCGATCCGGTCGTCATGCGCGGCATTGGTGCCGGATGCGATGAGGAAGCCCTCCGCGCCATCCGCGAGGCAAAGTTCAAGCCGGGCCGGCAGCGCGGCGTACCGGTGCAGGTGAAATTCAACCTGGCGGTCACGTTCCGTCTTCGCTGAGGAAACGCGCTGATGAATTCGGTCGCCCCCCCGGGAACGAACCCCCGGGGGGTGCGCGTAAAGGAATGGTGAACGCGTTTTTATTTCACGGCGGGTTCACGTATACTTTGCGCTCCCTTTCAATCAGCTGTACACCATGGCACTCCGCAAGACTGACAAGGCGAATCTCAAGAACAAGTACCCCTTGTACGTTGAGATCGGCCTGTTTTTGACCCTGGTCGTCCTCATCGTTGCGTTCCGCATTGACATGACGGCCAACAATGGTTTCGAGGTCACGACCACCGAACAGGAAGTGGTCCAGATGGAAGAAATCATCCAGACGCAACAGATCGAGAAGCCCCCGCCCCCGCCGCGGCCTCCGGTCCCTGTTGAAGTCCCGAACGACGAAGTCCTGGACGATGAGGACCTCGACCTGGACATGTTCCTGGACATCGACGAAGCTCCGGACCTCCCACCACCACCGCCTCCTGCGGCTGTGGAAGAAGAGCCCGAGCCCGAGATTTTCGTGATCGTGGAAGAAATGCCGGAATTGATCGGCGGCCTGCCAGGTCTCCAGAAAAAGATCAAGTACCCGGAAATCGCCAAGAAGGCCGGTGTTGAAGGCCGCGTGTTCCTGCAGTTCGTGGTCGACGAGAACGGCAATGTGGTGGATCCCGTCGTGACGCGCGGCATTGGTGCCGGTTGCGACGAAGAAGCCCTCCGCGCCATCCGTGAGGCCAAGTTCAAGCCGGGCATGCAGCGTGGCAAGGCCGTGAAGGTGAAGATGTCCCTTCCCATCACGTTCAAGCTGAAGTAAGCGGGCCCGCTGCGGTGAACCGATCGCGGCCGTGAAGTATAAGACCCTCGAAGGGGGGCGCCTCCCGGCGCCCCCCTTTTTTTGGCCAGACCCGAATTGCCGACACAACCAAACCGCACTGGACGCAACCAATCCGGCGCTTTTTTTCGTATTCTGAAGGCATCATGGAACCCAATCGAAACGAAGATCTCGACCGACTGGTTGACGGCTTGCTCCGCGACCGGGACTTCCTCCTGGCGCAGGAGCTGAAGCAGAAGGTCGATCAGCTCAACGAACTGCTGGCGCAGAGCGTCCGGCAGGAGTTGCAGGTGGAGCTCCTGGTCGATGAATCCAAGGGGCGCGGCGGCCGCATGCACACGCACGTGGACATCAAGATCTTCAAGGAGCTTTGAATACCGGACCCGTGAGCCCCACCCCACCGACGCGTACCCGGTATGACGTGGGCGTGGTACGTTCCTGCTTTCCATCACTGCATGTGGGTGACCACGTGTTCATGGACAACCCCGGAGGCACGCAGGTAGCGAAGCGCGTCATTGACCGGACGACCGACTATTTCACGCGCATGAACGCGAATACGGGCGGGTATTTTGCCACGTCCGAGGCCTCCGACGATCTCCTGGTCCAGGCCCACGCTGCCGCCGCTGACCTGCTCGGCGCATCGACGGGTGACGAAATCGTGTTCGGCCAGAACATGACCTCGCTCACGTTCAGCATCTCCCGATCCATCGGACGTGAACTCAATCCCGGGGACGAAATCATCGTCACGCGGATGGACCATGACGGCAACATCAGTCCGTGGCTTATGATGGCCGAGGACCGGGGCCTGACCGTCCGGTGGTTGGATTTCAACCGCGACACGTTCCGGTACGACCTGGATGACCTGGACCGGCTCCTGACCCCGCGTACGCGGCTCGTGGCGGTCAACTACGCCAGCAACGCCCTGGGTACGGTCAACGATGTACGCGCCGTCACCGAGCGCGCCCACGCCGTTGGCGCGTGGGTATATGTGGATGCCGTACAGTATGTGCCCCATGGTGTTACGGATGTCCAAGCCATTGGCTGCGACTTCCTCGCCTGCTCGCCCTACAAATTCTACGGCCCGCATCAAGGCGTGGTCTGGGGCCGCCGTGAATTGCTGGAGCGGCTTACGCCCTACAAGGTCCGGCCGGCGTCCAACGAACTGCCGACGCGGTTCGAGACCGGCACGCTGTCCCACGAGGGCATGGCCGGAACGCTCGGCGCCATCGAACATCTGGCCTGGGTTGGGGAGACCATGGGATTCGCCGCGCCCGCCATGGAGTCGGGCATCGGACCGGAGGGCGCCGGAACAGGGAGGCGGACGCCCGATCCCATACGCCGCCGACACCTCGAAGCCGCGTTCCACGCCATCGCCGAGCACGAGCATGCCGTTTTCGGAAAGCTGCTGGATGGACTGCACGCCATTCCAGGCGTGACCGTGTACGGCCCGGATCATCGTGATCGCGTTCCGACGGTCGCCATCACGAAGTCAGGCACGACGCCCGAACAACTGGCCCGCCATCTGGGCCGCCACGGCATTTTCTCCTGGGACGGACACTACTACGCGATTGAAGTCGTGCGGCACCTGGGTCTCGACCGGCAGGGCGGCATGCTGCGGTTGGGCCTGGCCCAGTACAACACGGCGGACGAAGTGGACCGGGTCCTGAATGCGCTTACAGGCTGATGACACCCTCTATTTCGGCGGCCTGCCGGTAATAATCGACCACCCGATCCGCACTCTCCACGTGCACCCGCGTGGTAATGCTGCGCCAACTGCCCTTGGACGACGCGCGGACCGTCACCTCTCCGACACCTTCAAACAACTGTTCAACTTGCTCGGCTTTATCCTTGGGCGCAATGAACTTGAACAGGTAGGTGGTCGGCCATTCGTTCTGGTCATCCAGCAACGTCCGGAATTTGTCCCACCACGCATTGGATGTAGGCTGCATAGGAAAGAACCCGGTAATTTGCCTTTCCTGAACCGGATGCCCCGCAACACAGTTCCCAGGCACATCGTACCTTCTCCGCATCCCAACCGAACGCGCACGTCGCCATGATTCCCCTTCCCGACTGGGCCCCGAACCTCCACCCCCTGATTGTCCATTTCCCGATCGGCATCCTGTTCACGGCGGCGTTGTTCGACCTTGTCGGTACGGCGCTGCGCAACCTGGACTTTCCACGTCGGGCGGCCATGATGCTGTACGTGCTCGGAGGGATAGCCATCACGTTCACCTGGCTGACCGGCCGTGCCGCCGCCGACTCGGTGTTCCTCCCGACCGAAGCCAACGCCCTGCTCACCGAACACGCCGACCTGGGCACGTGGGCGTTCTATTTTTTCGCAGCCTACGCCGTGGTTCGTCTCATAACCTTCTTCGCGGGGCTGGAGAAGTCAACACCCGTTCGGCTCATCCAGACCCTCGTCGGACTGGGCGGACTGGCCCTGCTGACGGTGACGGCCGATCACGGCGCAGAAATGGTCTTCAAATATGGCGTAGGGGTCCAGGCCGTGGACAGTTCCCCGGCCGTGGTCATGGCCCCGGCCGACTCCTCGGCGTTCGGCCCGCAGGTCACCGACAACGGCGGATGGATGTGGCGCCCCACGCGGGCCGCTGCCTGGCAATCCGCCATGGTCACCTCCGGTGATCTCCGCTCATCGCTCGTGGACGGCGGCGAACGCGGTGACGTGCTGGCGCTCTCGGTCTCTGACGGCAGCGCCATGTTCTGGTTCGACCAGCCCCTGGAAGCCATCCAGGTGGATGCCAGCATGGACCTCTCCGGCTTCGACGGCACGGCCATGCTGGTTCATCATATCATCGACAAGGACAACTTCCATTTCATGGCCGTGGGCCAAGGGGAGATGCGTCAGGGCCACAGCGAGAACGGCGACCTGTATCTGATGGACGCCAAACCGTTCGATGCCGCCGGGTGGCACACCTACCGCGTGGTGGGAGACCAGACCCACTTCCGGGCCTACGCCGATGAAGTCCTGGTCACGCACGGTCACAAGGAGGCCGCCGGATCCGGATTCGTGGGCGTCCGCCTGAACGGCACCGGGACCGTACTCCTGGAATGGATGCAAGTGCAGCCGGTGCGCTGACCTGCCACGTTGTCAGGTTCGCAAACATGGTACGTTTTTCGCATCGATCATTCCTGATTGAAAACGTACCATCTTCTGCCGCTTTGGCGGGGGCGAAAGGATATGAACCTGCAGAAATTCACCGTAAAGGCCCAGGAAATCGTGAAGGCTGCCACCGAAGTGGCCGCCGCACGCAACCATCAGGGCGTGGAACCACCGCATCTCATGCGGGCCTTCCTGGATGAGCCGGGCGGCATTGTTGTTTCCATCCTGGAGAAACTGGGCGCCACCACCGACCTCCTGGCGCGTCGAACGGATGCCGCGCTCGACAAACTCCCCGTGGTCACCGGCTCCAGCGTGTCGGGCCAGTACATCGGCAATGACGCCAAGAAGGTGTTCGATCGCGCATTGGCGGAGGCCGGCCAGCTGAAGGACGACTTCGTGGCATCGGAGCACCTGTTGATCGGCCTGGCGGCATCCAAGGATCCCATCGGGGATGCGCTTCGCGATGCCGGTGTGACCAAGGAGGCCATCCTGCGCATCCTGAAAGATGTGCGCGGCTCCCAGCGCGTGACGGACCAGCATGCGGAGAGCCGGTATCAGGCGCTGGAGCGGTATACCAAGGACCTCAACGACCTGGCCGAGAAGGGCCGGATCGATCCGGTCATCGGCCGCGACGACGAAATCCGGCGCATCCTCCAGATCCTGTCCCGGCGCACCAAGAACAACCCTGTGCTGGTGGGCGAACCCGGCGTGGGCAAGACAGCCATTGCCGAGGGGCTGGCCATCCGGATCGTATCGGGCGACGTACCCGACGGGCTCAAGAACAAGCGCATCCTGGCGCTCGACATGGGCTCGCTGATTGCCGGTGCCAAATACCGCGGCGAATTCGAGGACCGGCTGAAAGCCGTGGTCAAGGAAGTCGTGGACGCGGAGGGACAGATCGTCCTCTTCATCGACGAAATCCATACGCTCGTGGGCGCGGGTGCCGGGGAAGGCGCCATGGATGCGGCGAACATCCTCAAGCCGGCCCTCGCGCGCGGTGAACTGCGGGCCATCGGCGCCACGACGCTCGACGAATACAAAAAGTACCTGGAGAAGGACAAGGCGCTGGAGCGCCGGTTCCAGGTGGTCGTGGTGGACGAACCCTCGGTGGAAGACACCATTTCCATCCTGCGTGGCATAAAAGAAAGGTATGAGGTGCACCACGGCGTCCGGATTACGGACGGTGCGTTGGTCTCCGCCGCCGAACTCAGTCATCGCTACATCTCGGACCGGTTCCTGCCGGACAAGGCCATTGACCTGATTGACGAGGCCGCGGCCCGGCTGCGGATAGAAATCGACTCCATGCCGGAGGAACTGGACCAGCTCGAACGGCAGATCCGGCAGCTGGAAATCGAACGGGAAGCCGTGAAGCGGGAGAAGGACGACTCCAAGCTGTCCCAGATTGCCGAGCAGCTCGCCAACCTGGAAGAGCGCAGCGTGGAATTGAAGGCCCGCTGGAAGAAGGAAAAGGAACTGATCGGGGCCATCCGTGAGGCGAAGGAGCACATGGACGAGCTCCGCGTGGAGGCCGAGCGGCTGGAGCGTGAAGGCAAGTACGGCGAAGTGGCCGAACTCCGCTATGGTCGCATTCCGAAACTCGAAGAGCTCGTCGACGAGAACAAAGCGTTGCTGCAGTCCGCCCAGGACCAGGGTGCATTGCTCAAGGAAGAGGTCGATTCCGAAGACATTGCCGGCATCATTTCCCGATGGACCGGTATTCCGGTGTCCCGCATGCTGGAAAGCGAACGGGCGAAACTCCTCCGCATGGAGGAAGAACTTGCCAAGCGCGTCGTGGGACAGGCAGAAGCCGTGTCCGCGGTATCGAATGCCGTCCGGCGGGGCCGCGCCGGCCTCCAGGAGGAAACCCGACCCATCGGCTCATTCATTTTCCTGGGCACCACGGGGGTCGGCAAGACCGAACTCGCCAAAGCCCTGGCCCGCTTCCTGTTCAACGACGACAATGCCATGGTGCGCATTGACATGAGTGAATACCAGGAGCGACACGCCGTGAGCCGCCTGGTGGGTGCCCCTCCCGGCTACGTCGGTTACGAGGAAGGTGGCCAGCTCACCGAAGCGGTCCGCCGCCATCCCTATTCCGTCGTGCTGCTGGATGAGATCGAGAAGGCGCATCCGGAGGTGTTCAACATCCTGCTCCAGGTGCTGGACGACGGTCGATTGACCGACAACCAGGGCCGCGTGGCCGACTTCAAGAATACCATCATCATCATGACCTCGAACCTGGGTTCGGAAGTCATCCAGAGCCGGATGGATGCGGCCGGTGAGGACTGGTCGGACGCGTCGGAGGAACAGCTCAGAACCGAGCTCATGACCGTGCTCCGCCAGCGGCTGCGGCCCGAGTTCCTGAACCGGATTGACGAGATCGTGATGTTCCATCCGCTCGGACGGGATGAGATCCGGCGCATTGTGGACATCCAGTTCGAGGACGTCCGTCGTCTGGCCCGCAAGAGCAACAACATCGAGGTCGAGCTGACCGATGCGGCACGGGACCACCTGGCCGGCATTGGCTTCGATCCGGTGTTCGGCGCACGGCCGCTGAAGCGGGTCATCCAGCGGGAAATCACCAACAAGCTGGCCGAGGAGTTGCTGTCGGGCTGGATTGAACCGGACGAAACCATCCGGATAGATGTGAGCGGCGACGGGCTCAGTTTCGAGACGGTGCCGCAGTCAAGCGCGCCAGAGACCGCCTGACAGCAGAGGCCTCGGTCTGCATTTCAAGGGCCAGGTAGGCGTCGAGGCTGCGCGTGAGTGCACGCTCGGCCTCGGCGCTGCGCCCCTCCTCCAGGAGCAGGATTCCCCACGTGTGCGCGGCTTCCGCCACGTCGGCGTCTTCCTCGCCCCACAGGGCGGCCATCATGTCTACAGCACGGCCGTATGCGGCGATGGCCTGGCTGCGTTGTTCGCCCTCCAGATAAACGGCGGCCAGATCTCGCTGCGTGAGCGCGGCATAGGCCGATGAACCCGCCTGACCCAAAACATTGACGGCCTGGACGTACCACCGCGCGGCGTCGGTGTGCATGCCGCGGGCCTTGTCCAGGATGCCCAGCCAGCGCAGGTCCATCCCGACAAAGAAATCGATTTCGCCGGCATTGGCCCGGTGGATGTCGAGCGTCCGCAGGAGGTAGCGCTCGGCTTCCGCGAAATTGCCCTGGGCCAGCAGGGTCCGCCCCAGGTAGCTCAATGCCCGCGCTGTCTCGTTGTGGTCCGGACCGTAGATGCTTTCCCGCCGGGCTACAGCATCCTCCAGGAGCTGCCGGGCTTCATCGAGCGATCCCAGATCATACAGGATGCTGCCCAGGTTGTAAATGTTGTCAGCCACCAACGGATGACGATCGCCCAATACGGACCGGGACATGCCCAATGATTCGCGGTAATACCGCTCGGCGGCGGCAAAGTCGCCCTGGTTGGCGGCGAATGTACCCAGGTTGGACAGCGTTTCGGCGATGTGTTCGTGATCCCCCCCGTAGAGCTCCCGACGCTCGGCCAAAGCTTCCTGGAGCAGGGCCTCGGCCGTGGAGTCCTGACGCAGCCGCATGTGGGAGACCGCCATGTCGTTGAGGGTCTGTGCGGCCTCCTGGCTGGGATAACCAAACAGTGCCCGCTGCATGGCCAGGGCCTCTTCGTAGAGCCGGACGGCCTCCTCCCACTCCCGGGTGGTAGACCCTTCGTCCACGACGTAAGCGTAGCGGTAGAGCGCCTCGGCCAATTCGGGACTTGCCCCCTCCGGCCCCAGCCGGCTCCGCAGCTCGCGCACGTTGTCCTGGATGAGGTTGAGT
Coding sequences:
- a CDS encoding cysteine desulfurase-like protein, giving the protein MSPTPPTRTRYDVGVVRSCFPSLHVGDHVFMDNPGGTQVAKRVIDRTTDYFTRMNANTGGYFATSEASDDLLVQAHAAAADLLGASTGDEIVFGQNMTSLTFSISRSIGRELNPGDEIIVTRMDHDGNISPWLMMAEDRGLTVRWLDFNRDTFRYDLDDLDRLLTPRTRLVAVNYASNALGTVNDVRAVTERAHAVGAWVYVDAVQYVPHGVTDVQAIGCDFLACSPYKFYGPHQGVVWGRRELLERLTPYKVRPASNELPTRFETGTLSHEGMAGTLGAIEHLAWVGETMGFAAPAMESGIGPEGAGTGRRTPDPIRRRHLEAAFHAIAEHEHAVFGKLLDGLHAIPGVTVYGPDHRDRVPTVAITKSGTTPEQLARHLGRHGIFSWDGHYYAIEVVRHLGLDRQGGMLRLGLAQYNTADEVDRVLNALTG
- a CDS encoding NAD(P)H-hydrate dehydratase; protein product: MPDPSSQIAPLLTAAAMREADRVTIEEIGIPGHTLMECAGRAATALIRSLDPRRVTVVCGTGNNGGDGLVVARLLADRGVTVDVLLTGAMSGPDAVLNLQVLERALERWPDMPVQILRPDSVAPGGEVTDAAWASLQGSDVVVDALLGTGLSSAVREPAAALIDGMNALNTIRIALDMPSGLSSDTGEIQGRAVHAHHTVTFGAAKVGLYIGDGPEVAGRIHVADIGIPRALLRAAASAPGCAGMPSATAVRAHLRPRRRGDHKYTTGPTIVAGGSTAFPGAPALAALAAARVGSGYVTVWCPEAIRPLLLEKLTEIPVVPFSEQPDWERARALVVGPGLGRGDATRDFVKTTLSGFDGPAVVDADALHALRDDREWVAANSRARWVFTPHAGEFARLTGTPERKMGDITTNVIESVRAFARDWNVVLLLKGQPSLTAEPDGTVHVNDTGNASAGTAGTGDVLAGMIGGLLATGIDPFHAASSGIHLAGTAADRFVEEGASQSMMATDIVALLPTLLASYR
- a CDS encoding TonB family protein, which translates into the protein MALRKTENANLRKKYPLFVEVGLLLTLVILILAFRLDMTVSEPVDFNTTEQEVVQMEEILQTQQIEKPPPPPPPPVPVEVPNDEVLEDVDLDLDMFLDIDEAPDLPPPPPPAAVEEEQEPEIFVLVEDMPELIGGMAGLQKRVKYPEMAKRANVEGKVFLQFIVDEQGNVVDPVVMRGIGAGCDEEALRAIREAKFKPGRQRGVPVQVKFNLAVTFRLR
- a CDS encoding VanZ family protein, which codes for MPEFLRGRLWPAILWTVLVIVALSIPTQSLSKSDLLEWDKAAHFVLFFVLTWLWLHGAARTSRTKGLLVVLMACAFAFLTEYYQEMLGFRSKDMLDAVADSAGALVAGAVWWWETRRRDA
- a CDS encoding energy transducer TonB; the protein is MALRKTDKANLKNKYPLYVEIGLFLTLVVLIVAFRIDMTANNGFEVTTTEQEVVQMEEIIQTQQIEKPPPPPRPPVPVEVPNDEVLDDEDLDLDMFLDIDEAPDLPPPPPPAAVEEEPEPEIFVIVEEMPELIGGLPGLQKKIKYPEIAKKAGVEGRVFLQFVVDENGNVVDPVVTRGIGAGCDEEALRAIREAKFKPGMQRGKAVKVKMSLPITFKLK
- a CDS encoding Ig-like domain-containing protein, with product MSVRTASFLGLTAFLLASCAVPVPPGGGPPDATPPSIIVTEPANGTVRVEGREIRLTFSEAVDQGSFARAWSLTPDIPGTADVSWRGRTVTLRFPEAFRPETTYILTIDSAFRDARGVGLTSPISMAFATGDRLNEGTLSGQALDPVTGKPVAGLDVFAYAPDDSLGVHPPLYRTQTGRDGRFGFRNLREGDYALLGVGDANRNRRLDPGERVAVAGARTVTADSVSVPPDWDFLPVRYDPVAPDVARVTAVSTRDLEVRFTEAVQLHRTPGVALVDSLDRPMRGAGTPGALAGAAWYIPPGDVQPMPARPDERLATISTRSAAVWRIRVDTLLAGNWRLRLEDRSGSANGAAVKPAIADSAGNALASGSWPFTVRGSEPPADTARVVRVLPDSMLIFPRDALRMLFSAPVPDPLRIALEDTSGTGLSTVTASGMAARRETDSTGSFTPAHVLEVDRGVLPPTGPFRVVVADTSFIRALAGVDATGEIVGTLDSEVPVVVEFPGIDTLHVDAGLTRFRLSQVPGGTRYRIRAFQDVDGDGRWSAGTLRPWSPPEPIIWADGTEPVRARWESVRTDTLRFLTPAAENRP
- a CDS encoding DUF493 family protein gives rise to the protein MQPTSNAWWDKFRTLLDDQNEWPTTYLFKFIAPKDKAEQVEQLFEGVGEVTVRASSKGSWRSITTRVHVESADRVVDYYRQAAEIEGVISL